The proteins below are encoded in one region of Aquisphaera giovannonii:
- a CDS encoding Gfo/Idh/MocA family protein yields the protein MRTTQANRRQFLKAAGPAIAMPYVITSSALGAGGRAPASERIVMATIGCGGQGTGDMQGFLGFPQVQMVATCDPVTGHRENAARIVNDHYHSRDCKDYNDFREVLARPDIDAVLIGTPDHWHALITIAACKAGKDVYCEKPECLTIKEGRAMADAVERYGRVFSGGSQRVLGDYGDWPRLVRGGALGEIKEIYADCWGPSGDCYLEPQSVPPGVDWEMWLGPAPWRPFHDSLISGGFRPYRDYSGGGMTDWGAHRFGAAMFAAGLHRTGPVEVIPPDGKDHKLLTYVFANGTRMYHGGTGDITYKGTEGTLPGRHKTPTARVDMEGYRGEGGIFGDFLHCVKTRELPFRNIEVAHRATTVCHLGNIAYWLNRPLKWDPVAEQIVGDPEANRWLDRPKREPWAI from the coding sequence ATGCGAACGACGCAGGCGAACCGCCGCCAGTTCCTGAAGGCGGCCGGCCCGGCGATCGCGATGCCCTACGTGATCACCTCGTCCGCCCTCGGCGCCGGGGGGAGGGCCCCGGCCAGCGAGCGGATCGTCATGGCCACGATCGGCTGCGGCGGCCAGGGGACCGGCGACATGCAGGGCTTCCTGGGGTTCCCCCAGGTGCAGATGGTCGCCACCTGCGACCCCGTCACCGGCCACCGCGAGAACGCGGCCCGGATCGTCAATGACCACTATCACAGCCGCGACTGCAAGGACTACAACGACTTCCGCGAGGTCCTCGCCCGGCCGGACATCGACGCCGTCCTCATCGGCACGCCCGACCACTGGCACGCCCTGATCACGATCGCCGCCTGCAAGGCCGGCAAGGACGTCTACTGCGAGAAGCCGGAGTGCCTCACCATCAAGGAAGGCCGGGCTATGGCCGACGCCGTCGAGCGTTACGGCCGCGTCTTCTCCGGCGGCAGCCAGCGCGTCCTGGGGGACTACGGCGACTGGCCGAGGCTCGTCCGGGGCGGGGCCCTGGGCGAGATCAAGGAGATCTACGCCGACTGCTGGGGCCCCTCCGGCGACTGCTACCTGGAGCCGCAGTCGGTCCCGCCCGGCGTGGACTGGGAGATGTGGCTCGGCCCCGCGCCGTGGCGGCCTTTCCACGACAGCCTCATCAGCGGAGGCTTCCGCCCGTATCGCGATTACTCCGGCGGCGGCATGACCGACTGGGGCGCCCACCGCTTCGGCGCCGCGATGTTCGCCGCGGGGCTGCACAGGACAGGCCCCGTCGAGGTCATCCCGCCCGACGGCAAGGACCACAAGCTCCTCACCTACGTCTTCGCCAACGGCACCAGGATGTACCACGGCGGGACCGGCGACATCACCTACAAGGGGACCGAGGGAACGCTCCCGGGCCGCCACAAGACGCCCACCGCCCGCGTGGACATGGAGGGCTATCGCGGCGAGGGGGGCATCTTCGGCGACTTCCTCCACTGCGTGAAGACCCGAGAGCTCCCGTTCCGCAACATCGAGGTCGCCCACCGCGCGACCACCGTCTGCCACCTGGGGAACATCGCCTACTGGCTGAATCGCCCGCTGAAGTGGGACCCGGTCGCCGAGCAGATCGTCGGCGACCCCGAGGCCAATCGCTGGCTCGATCGCCCGAAGCGCGAGCCCTGGGCGATCTGA